One window from the genome of Streptomyces sp. WZ-12 encodes:
- a CDS encoding aspartyl/asparaginyl beta-hydroxylase domain-containing protein: protein MTADRKALDVAHDLGRLLLGHHSRYRDGRLQDLVTDLLRDQHHRRGWIVDAVNGSLLFRQKLAYALRLEPRRLWSKAAFPLRAAAVTTTPRPLSLLCPTRNRVDNLNAFLRSVQRTAAAPGRIEVLCYVDEDDPALSQYRELFDRARWRYGAIGRCALHVGPPIGVAAAWNQLAEHAGGDFLLMANDDQLYVDYGWDVALDRRAGELAELHGDDVLCLYFDAAQYPEGGCDFPIVSRSWYETLGYFVPTIFQQWEVEKWVFDLAQRLGRLYPVPKVFVEHRHYQDYKAPFDDTYQRHRMTRGKSIADHALFLRTEHRRVAEVDKLAARTARGGHGDRRAKEPPEPLAEPLAGRARRHYRALIDALHAGGQPRAAADCAELAVRQGLWATALHRPAEFHRELPVHTDYDPADFWFTAQLTAQHEAIVRELRAAPDGGRLRPEGGQGAGTARIELYRDGTWTPPAEALPVLRGVLDKIPEALLFPGATVELLLHHPPTREPASCGPSNAYLRVEFGLIVAAGSGIRVGERTGTWPSGGCLIFDDGLERQRWHQGHGPNAVLAFRVPHPDR from the coding sequence GTGACGGCGGACCGGAAGGCGCTCGACGTCGCCCACGACCTCGGCAGGCTGCTCCTGGGACACCACAGCCGCTACCGGGACGGCAGGCTCCAGGACCTGGTCACCGACCTGCTGCGGGACCAACACCACCGGCGCGGCTGGATCGTCGACGCGGTCAACGGCAGCCTGCTGTTCCGGCAGAAGCTGGCCTACGCCCTGCGGCTGGAACCACGCCGGCTGTGGAGCAAGGCGGCGTTCCCCCTGCGTGCCGCGGCGGTCACCACCACACCGCGCCCGCTCTCCCTGCTCTGCCCGACCAGGAACCGCGTGGACAACCTGAACGCGTTCCTGCGCAGCGTCCAGCGGACCGCCGCCGCACCGGGACGGATCGAGGTGCTCTGCTACGTCGACGAGGACGATCCCGCGCTGTCCCAGTACCGCGAGCTGTTCGACCGGGCGCGCTGGCGCTACGGGGCGATCGGCCGGTGCGCCCTGCACGTCGGGCCGCCGATCGGGGTCGCGGCGGCCTGGAACCAACTGGCCGAACACGCCGGCGGCGACTTCCTGTTGATGGCCAACGACGACCAGCTCTACGTGGACTACGGCTGGGACGTCGCGCTGGACCGCCGGGCCGGGGAACTCGCCGAACTGCACGGGGACGACGTGCTGTGCCTCTACTTCGACGCCGCCCAGTACCCGGAGGGCGGCTGCGACTTCCCGATCGTCAGCAGGTCCTGGTACGAGACCCTCGGCTATTTCGTGCCGACGATCTTCCAACAGTGGGAGGTCGAGAAGTGGGTCTTCGACCTCGCCCAACGGCTCGGCAGGCTCTACCCGGTGCCCAAGGTCTTCGTCGAGCACCGGCACTACCAGGACTACAAGGCGCCGTTCGACGACACCTACCAGCGGCACCGCATGACCCGGGGCAAGTCGATCGCCGACCACGCCCTGTTCCTCCGCACCGAGCACCGGCGGGTGGCGGAGGTGGACAAGCTCGCCGCCCGCACAGCGCGCGGCGGGCACGGCGACCGGCGCGCTAAGGAGCCGCCCGAACCACTGGCCGAACCGCTGGCCGGCCGCGCCCGGCGGCACTACCGGGCGCTCATCGACGCGCTGCACGCGGGCGGGCAGCCCCGCGCCGCGGCCGACTGCGCCGAGCTCGCGGTCCGTCAGGGCCTGTGGGCCACGGCACTGCACCGCCCGGCGGAGTTCCACCGGGAGCTGCCGGTGCACACGGACTACGACCCGGCCGACTTCTGGTTCACCGCCCAACTCACGGCCCAACACGAGGCGATCGTAAGGGAGTTGCGCGCCGCACCGGACGGTGGTCGACTGCGCCCGGAAGGCGGCCAGGGGGCCGGGACCGCCCGCATCGAGCTGTACCGCGACGGCACCTGGACCCCGCCGGCCGAGGCGCTGCCGGTCCTGCGCGGCGTCCTGGACAAGATCCCCGAAGCGCTGCTGTTCCCCGGGGCGACCGTCGAGCTGCTGCTCCACCACCCCCCGACCCGCGAACCGGCGAGCTGCGGACCGAGCAACGCGTATCTACGGGTCGAGTTCGGCCTGATCGTCGCGGCCGGCAGCGGGATCAGAGTCGGGGAGCGGACCGGGACCTGGCCGAGCGGCGGCTGCCTGATCTTCGACGACGGCCTCGAACGGCAGCGCTGGCACCAAGGCCACGGCCCGAACGCCGTGCTCGCCTTCCGCGTCCCGCACCCGGACCGGTGA
- the asnB gene encoding asparagine synthase (glutamine-hydrolyzing), which produces MCGIIGIFARDAGLSTDAATAAMTVLRPRGPDGSGVWCSSDGRAVLGHTRLAVVDPEGSAQPLGDEPSRTRLVANGEFYDYQRIRTELAGTGHPCRTRGDSEIALRLYLRDGHRALRTLRGEFAFALWDGRRKELFAARDRFGVKPLYYAEHGGRLYLASEIKALLACGLAARWDLTAYAAHLQMALPPDRTLFAGIRQVPPGCYLLAGEDGVTLHRYWDLDYPTAEELTAAEHDAPTALTGHLAQVRSGLDEAVRLRTIADVPLACHLSGGVDSSAVVASAADHRALTTFTVAFADTALDESPVAARTAARLGVPNHRIELTPADFAENLAATLRAGEMVQENAHGVARYLHSAAISAHGFKAALAGEGGDELFAGYPQFQQDLALSRSPEAGDRARAGYRKLVEFGAPPHLRSALDRLGFLPSWLTQRHFAVLAPSRALLRPEFAEVLAGTDACTPLLDQSRHQLAGRAPLHQSLYLFAKSWLPNYILGAERLDAAHGVEVRLPFFDHHLFATARTAPLSWYTRADTTKYVLRAAVHDRLPEEVRAGGKRGFFAPPLVRDDGLLATVRELCAGPALRDNPFYHPAAVRRLLDALLARPVDQRAGSERLVQLVVATSVLTAEFGMTAGEVTG; this is translated from the coding sequence ATGTGCGGCATCATCGGGATCTTCGCCCGCGACGCGGGACTGTCGACGGACGCGGCGACCGCGGCGATGACGGTGCTGCGCCCGAGGGGCCCCGACGGCTCCGGGGTCTGGTGCTCGTCGGACGGGCGGGCGGTGCTGGGGCACACCCGGCTCGCCGTGGTCGACCCGGAGGGCAGCGCCCAGCCGCTCGGCGACGAGCCGAGCCGGACCCGGCTCGTCGCCAACGGTGAGTTCTACGACTACCAGCGCATCCGCACCGAGTTGGCCGGCACCGGACACCCCTGCCGCACCCGGGGCGACAGCGAGATCGCGCTGCGGCTCTACCTCAGGGACGGCCACCGGGCCCTGCGGACACTGCGGGGCGAGTTCGCCTTCGCGCTGTGGGACGGCCGCCGGAAGGAACTGTTCGCGGCGCGCGACCGGTTCGGCGTCAAGCCGCTCTACTACGCCGAACACGGCGGCAGGCTCTACCTCGCCTCCGAGATCAAGGCCCTCCTCGCCTGCGGCCTCGCGGCCCGTTGGGACCTGACGGCCTATGCCGCCCACCTCCAGATGGCCCTCCCACCGGACCGGACGCTGTTCGCCGGCATCCGCCAAGTACCGCCCGGCTGCTATCTGTTGGCCGGCGAGGACGGGGTCACCCTCCACCGGTACTGGGACCTCGACTATCCGACGGCCGAAGAGCTGACCGCGGCCGAGCACGACGCGCCGACCGCGCTCACCGGGCATCTGGCGCAGGTGCGGTCCGGGCTGGACGAGGCCGTGCGGCTGCGGACGATCGCCGACGTCCCGTTGGCCTGCCACCTCAGCGGGGGTGTGGACTCCTCGGCGGTGGTCGCCAGCGCCGCCGACCACCGCGCGCTCACCACGTTCACCGTCGCCTTCGCCGACACCGCGCTCGACGAGAGCCCGGTCGCGGCACGGACCGCCGCCCGGCTCGGCGTGCCCAACCACCGGATCGAGCTCACCCCCGCGGACTTCGCCGAGAACCTGGCCGCCACGCTCCGGGCCGGCGAAATGGTGCAGGAGAACGCGCACGGCGTCGCCAGATACCTGCACAGCGCGGCGATCAGCGCCCACGGCTTCAAGGCCGCGCTGGCGGGGGAGGGCGGGGACGAACTGTTCGCCGGGTACCCGCAGTTCCAACAGGACCTCGCGCTGAGCCGGTCCCCGGAGGCCGGGGACCGAGCCCGCGCCGGGTACCGCAAGCTGGTCGAGTTCGGCGCTCCGCCGCACCTGCGCAGCGCGCTCGACCGGCTCGGCTTCCTGCCGAGCTGGCTCACCCAACGGCACTTCGCCGTACTGGCACCGTCGCGCGCCCTGCTGCGCCCGGAGTTCGCCGAGGTGCTGGCCGGCACGGACGCCTGCACACCCCTGCTGGACCAGTCCCGCCACCAACTGGCCGGGCGCGCTCCGCTGCACCAGTCGCTGTACCTGTTCGCCAAGAGCTGGCTGCCCAACTACATCCTGGGCGCCGAACGGCTGGACGCCGCGCACGGCGTCGAGGTCAGGCTGCCGTTCTTCGACCACCACCTGTTCGCCACCGCCCGGACCGCGCCGCTGTCCTGGTACACCCGCGCGGACACCACCAAGTACGTCCTGCGCGCCGCGGTCCACGACCGGTTGCCCGAGGAGGTGCGTGCGGGCGGAAAACGCGGCTTCTTCGCCCCGCCGCTCGTCCGCGACGACGGGCTACTGGCGACGGTACGGGAGCTGTGCGCGGGGCCGGCCCTGCGGGACAACCCCTTCTACCACCCGGCGGCGGTGCGCCGGCTGCTCGACGCACTCCTGGCCCGCCCGGTCGACCAACGGGCCGGCAGCGAACGCCTGGTGCAGCTCGTGGTGGCGACGAGCGTGCTCACCGCCGAGTTCGGCATGACCGCCGGCGAGGTGACCGGATGA